aaaaaaaaagttaacaattatttaaaattgtttatcttTACAGACAGAGACGTACCACTTAGCCCTTTAGCGTTactgtacgatgtcgcgtagaaaccgataaagtTTTAATATGACCGCCTTATAtaccatcaaattcaaattcaaaatttctttattcatgtaggcctatcacaggcacttatgaagcgttcatacatatatgtttacatcatTGTAAGAGgattgtgataacttcgttcgtcaacttaaacctaaagctacgagggttccaaacgcaccctggtctaagaagagcccacaacaaacttagccgggtattttttttttaccatctcacagtaaataaatattaagtaaactatgaagttagagcaattcacacccaagcttttttatcgtttaagtaatccaaTTAAGTCGTGGGTAGGTTGCCTGGTTGAGattgcttttaagcgataaggccgcctattgtaccttttctccttttttttctaatgcttgctttttttttttatttggtgtacaacaaagtgtatttcattcattcattcattcattataaaaaaaaatctgtaagcttacgttttaaatgagctttgaacttattgagagacatctcaaagatttcattctgtaatttgttataaaataatatacaattgcccttgaatgaattagcaattttatgtagcctaatAAACTGCACTACAGGTTTATTTTTACGTTTAATATATTGtccaatttctttttaaattttgttatatttttatggacataaataaaattttcaaatatgtgctgactatgcaccgttattaatttaacttcTTGAAATGTATCCGTTAGTGACTCGcgtgggcccattttatatatcgcacgaacagcccttttctgcaggacgaaaatagaatctatatcagcagcccCCAATAGCCTCCTTCATCTCATCGGGTGAGATTTGACAGACAGGCCTAACTTATAGTCCATTGCTGATATTTTGaagtaaagtcaaaaaaataaaattttaaaaaaacttacccATCACACGGATAACTGTCTATCGCCGATTAAAGCCTATTATACTTAAACATTCATTGTACCGTCTTCCGATGAAAGGAAAACACTGTGAGTTATGAAATTTCGATAACGTAGTGAAACAATTAGATCTGAAATCGCTGAAAGTTTAATTTGAATCCGAGAGGCCCTGTGTGCGTCTAGACTCCCGCCCAGCTATCACAATTTGCAATTCGATGAAGCTTTTGTAGTTTCTACCTACTCTGCTCCCAGGGCTGCGTACGGTCATTGTAGTACAATTGTTATAAAGAAGTTTGTTAACCAGTGATTAGTATGTGTCAAGGTAGCCAAGAATAGTTAagcctaaaataaactaattaactaagcagaaataaatttatattttttttttctgttgacCTGCTTTTacaagattttgtttttttttttatttaggtacaagCTAAACCCCACGTAAGGCTTCCTGGAGGCAGAAATTCCagtttgtaactttttgtatatttaacattaatatttcatgttggtttttttttttatttagtgtagtttttaattattctgttgtatactagtgtagatgggtcatagttaccaaataaaaaaattaaatgattattatatatatacattttgtcTTTGATCCTGGAGCCTaaaacagttcactgctggattAAATACCTTTCCCGAGTGTGCTGAATCATCACGCTGGTCACAcggaaagaagaagaagcactCGTGGGAAGGTGACAGCTGTTCTCTGATCTGCCATCAGTCGGCAAAATTCTGCTAACATCGGTTTAGCTATATAGCCATGCGTATTTAATAGATGCTTTTTTAATCATCCGTGAACATTATTTTGGTGCTTCCAGCAAACTCCAACTccagtaattaaaatttttcattaacTAAGTTTGTACAAAATctagtttagtagtagtagatctaTTGATGACAGAGTGCGTCTGGGTAAGTACTACTGCCATTCTTATTTCCAGTCTGTAGGGCGTGTGTGCCGGTGAAGTTATAGGCATATGAGGAAAACCTACACAGGTTGATCAACACAGCGGCAGTACTTAGTAAGACGTTTTCTATGCATGCGTGACGTGTTCTGTTCATAGACGATGGTTTAACTCTTACGTTGGCTAGACCATCTGCTAGGTCCATCAATTATagctataaaaattaattaattcattcattcattcatctttaATATGAAGCTagcctttttatattttttttatgcagtaaattttaaaataattctaacAAAAACTTTAACCAAAGTGGCAACCCTGGGCCTACGCTGGAGTTTGGCGCAACTTGATTCCGAAAATGCAAAACAGACTTTTCATTAAAAGCCTTTGATTAAAGCCTTCACGCTCCAAACAGCTGGATCCGTCCCCACTGATCATTTACAACACAGTTTCAtacaaaaaacattcaaattaacAAAGAATGCTTGATGTTTTTGTATTCGGAaatctgttgtttttttttattgcaataatgtaGTGGTGTAGATTGCCAATCCTTTAATATCCTTCCTTATCTATGTATAAAATAACCTGTCATACtctttgttatgtttttttatcatctgtaaCTAAGGCTACATATATATCGGATAGACATCCGATTCTTTGGATCTAAGAAAGATTTCAAGCAggtctagtttataagcacttttaaaacgtcaagacagtcctgtttgtagtgactctaccaccagttcacaaggcagattctaccgagaagagacggctaagaaacttagcagattgctctttttgaacatcattttacagttgtgtTCAAACCTTAGAATTTTCGGCTTTTTTACATACAAGTCGTTAAGAAGTTCATCAATCGTTGATTGCAtctgatttaatatattatttcaacttagGGATCTAAATAGatcttcggtatcatgttatgtaCGCACTTCTTATTGTATACTATTGTGATTTCCCGTCACAGTTATCAGATCCCTTTGTATAGGTATCTTGGAAGAGATCACCTTTAACACgtattatttttaagcttttCAATTGTATCTTTTCCTTCCTTTACACAAAACTTATATTGATACAAATCAATCCCCATTGCTCCGGCTATATGGATGTATggccttaaaaaaaaaaaaaaaattcaaaattcatttatttcaggcctaatataagcacttttgaaacgtcaagtctgtctgtgtgtagtgactctaccaccggttcggaaggcagattctaccaagaagaagccggcaagaaactcagcagttgctcttttccaacattaacaatttacattttacatttcaaaattcatttttctatcttgtgagagatgaaagcggagccggatccttccaagcaaccttgtcattaagaaattcatcaattgtataataacctcgcttaATACAATGGGGAGTCTTTATTTTCATCGTATTATTTACACTAGGTACAAGTTAGCCTTAGACTTCAATATCAAGTAGCGgactaaccttttagggagttaTAGTTAACCCATtcccgtaatcggtttctacgcgatatcatactggaacgctgaatcgcttagcggcacgtctttgtcggtagggtggtaactagccacggcttaggcctcccaccagaccagaccagagtaaattcgggaataataaattaccaaaccACCATGAATCAAACCCTCCAACTTTAAACTCACCTCACGtcgcgctcaccgctgcgccagggagatcgacaaagacataaatcatatatagataggatttaaaattttaagaaggCTTTGGTGAGTTAACGGCTGTAAAGAAAACTTCTAAGAATAGGAAAttgtggacacagggcggcatatttatttttccatacaaaccaagcattataagtttttacttatgacaaccctattgaagataaaataccgacacgagcatagtacctacactacacaacgcgtacctaataaagtgacaggagtcaattgattctaattttgcatgtgatgttagggctgtatctgttttCTTTCAACAAAAAACTATGGTCGTGCTTTACTCAAACActatttcggtttcacagataagtctcagagacagtaaataatgtttctgtaaagcatgtgaagtgttatttcggtttttattaacacgttgtatatgcgATGGTTTCCTCACAGATGGTCAGTTGGTCCATCTACTTATGAGATTGTTCTCAATTCCAGAGCACCATGTCGCAGAACTGCAAGTCCACGTACTCGCCGGCCACCACGCGCGACGCGAACAACAACACCCTGTATCACGGCGCCGCCACACCGGGCTACGGGGGTCGGGGATACACGCCCCCTAGTGTGAAGAGTGGAGGAAGCTACCAGGTATCACTCTCTCTATCAGACTACAGCCCGCTGGATAACTTCAGAATCATTACAGACAGGATAGTGTTGTCAAAGCACACtccgaattcaaattcaaatatatatttttttctttgttcatGTTGACATTTCACAggcgcttatgaagcgtttatatatGCTTACGTAATTCGTAACTAAACAGCTTAAACAGCAAGCACTTATAAAGCGCTCATACATGTATACTTACATAATTCGccaatttaaattcaaagctATGATATAAGTACATACTTGcttacaaaaaatatctttattcggGTAagccatagatggcacttacgatgcgtgcattacatgagaaatgtgtacgaTGATGtacggtagtaagatgatggcgataaccatattcgtaaacttaaaactaaagttacgagggttcctgccctggtctaagacccAACAAACAGCCGggtattttttgttgttatcatcACGTATCAGTAAATTAatgttaagctatgaagttagagcaattaacATCGTTATATTACATCaaacttacagaaaaccataattaaacatacactaaaaccttccgcCTGAGTCACTCTGTTTATTAGTGAAAACCGCTtgaaaatccgttcggtagtttttaatttttcgcgCCCAGACAGACCAGACAGATGCGGCGACTGACTTCGTTTTTGATATTTAAGATAAACATATAAAGTATATTGTGAATCAATAACACATGCACCTTTGTAGTCTGAAATATATGCACCTTACCTACCTTACCTACGTAAACtacatatcttatatctttaaacgagcaattcttgtatataaataattggaAATTGGAATCggttccaacgattttcatgaaaaagaatacagggggtttcgggggcgataaatcgatctagctaggattcatttttagaaaatgtcattttattcgtgttttccggtaataaccgatttggtacaaacgaagttgcacgggtcagctagtaggtatatattaaacaTTCGATATTTTCACTCTTGGATTTTCGACGATTTtgcataagtaaaaaaacatccttcggaaatattaatacttcaactaaaaagtgaaaaaaatactCTTTACTACGTTATTTTCAAGTCGGTCTGgtgaagtaaaatgtaaaaattgctAACTACCTTCCTAGCTACTTTAGCGAACGTTGtacacattcatcatcatcatatcgatattactacagggcacggctctcccccccacaacgagaaggggttaaggccgtagtccaccacgctggcccagcggattggtggactccacacacctttgagaacattatgaagaactctcaacaGGTTTCCttataatgttttccttcaccgttgaagcaagtgatattttagaatagaaaagttggaggtgctgggatccgaactcggccctccgaaagtgaagtcgaattcctacccactgggctatcaccgcttcaaattaTGTGTAATTGTACAAATTATGTTTTACTTGGCACCtacttaaaaatgtaaaatatatttttcacaaaGCAAACGCCCGCAGATAGGTACTTATACATCGAATTACGCACCAATTCTTGTGAGCGTCACAATCAGGGTAATCAAAAGCCTTTCTCCGTCACCATAAACGATAAAATTGCCGCTCGCATTCTTAATGATGCCTTTTCGATCCAATTTGCACCAGTTCTTTAATACTTTTGACCAGCTTTTCATTATGACGCCAATTCAAGCCGAAGTGTATTCGAACGAAATCCCAAAGACTGTAATTTTGTATGACTTTGATTGAAAGAAATAATGGAAGTTATTTGCTGGCGGTATTTCGCAAAACCAAGTAGCGTACCTTATTCTAGAACCGTCGCCAATAAACCGAGATGACTTCACAAGGCATGCAAATACACGTGCAATAAACTTGAGTAGGTGATGAGCCTCATGCACCTATAACTACACCAACCAAGACCCCTTCAGACCGTAAACAGCACTACAAtaatgttgcttagcggcagaaataagcatgaacTGCGTATTTAGTGCAACAAACAGTTTAACTTTTCCAGGTGTAGAAACAATGTCTGTCTCTAGCACTATTCAGAATGGGCTCTGAGATGCTGGCCGGCGTGTATTACACAAAGCTGATTAAAACCTAAGAGTTTATGACGTCATTAACtgctaaattatattaatagttcGGCCACATaactcggccccgcgaaagtgaagccgaagtcctcacCACGGGTCTCTCTCAACTTCTATAATATGTATGCTATATTAATAGTTCATTTTATTCACAAGATTATGCGTCTTAATGATCTAGTGAAATGAAAAATCACACAGTATAATAAGAGTCTCCAAGCGAGTTTTCAACCACGTGGGAGATATTATggtgcacaagtgtgtgcgcaaacgcaggtgcactctctattccctcactcccATAGTACgattggcagtggcgtgcacaggaattctGACCAGAGTcaagaagtaaaatggcataatatggcataaaatggcaaaatcctcctccgttgcgagttgtatgaaattttttgggtaggcagcgctttcgTGCATGTAAGAAATGCACGCCACAGACGATGGGACTATAGCTCCGACACGACCAGAAAGATACCACGCGCCTTGTATATTCTACAAATCAGTGAGAGTATAGGTATACGCTAATTTAAGCACGTCATATTCACAAAACCTTAAGAAGccgtaaaaatattagtaactttaaacaaaaaacgAGGATAATTAATGCTATGACGTCAAACTTGACAATTATGTTAATTGAAGCACGTGACATTCACCAAACTTATAGAAGCCGCTCAAATGTTTGTTACTTCCTACgtgacttagaaaagttagaggtgcgtactgggattcaaactcggccccgcgaaagtgaagccgTAGTCCTTGCCGCTGGTCTCTCACCGCTTCTATAATATGTAgccaatattaataatatgattaaaatgcaaatttattaattgaagAGATTCATTTCTTcacttcataaatttaaataaataattggcaTGATAACATTTATCTATTTCActaaagtaaaagtcaaagtcaaagtcaaaaatatctttaatcaatTAGGCCCCATGGGTGGCACttgtgatgcgtacattacatgagaagtacacagtagtggtgagatgatggcgataaccatattcgtaaacttaaaactaatgttacgagggtttcaaacgcgtcctggtctaagaagaagcccacaacaaacatagccgggtgttttttttttgttatcaccatctcacattgtcatttaaaattattagaagagccacccttgttagagcaataattcacacccaaggttTTTAATCGATTACGTAGCCCTTTCTACTACTTAtgtataatagaacttttctataagcttacgtttaatacaaactttgaacttttttagagacatctccaagatgtcaatgggtagtttaatGTAGAATTCTATGCATTTTCCTTAAaacgaattttcaattttacgtAACctgtatattgcactgtaagtttattcttactgctaatgttgaaattat
This portion of the Pararge aegeria chromosome 14, ilParAegt1.1, whole genome shotgun sequence genome encodes:
- the LOC120629600 gene encoding uncharacterized protein LOC120629600, whose translation is MSQNCKSTYSPATTRDANNNTLYHGAATPGYGGRGYTPPSVKSGGSYQQVTAKVLFGSVTAINDLKQQKTGRDDRRTH